The following nucleotide sequence is from Trifolium pratense cultivar HEN17-A07 linkage group LG2, ARS_RC_1.1, whole genome shotgun sequence.
ATAATTCCATGTCCTAATGCTTCAGCAGAAGCTCTAAGAAGTTCTCCCATTTGAAAATTTGTCTCATCATTGAAAAACATTAACTCCTTTCTCTCTTCTACTGTCATCATTGTTGTCCCTTCTCCTATCTCAACTCTCTTCACATTAATACTTGTTTCAACATCTTTCTCTTGTTCATGAGATGTGTAAATGTGTCCCTTCACTATTCTATTGAGTTTTTTTGATGTGTTGTAGTAAAGAATCAATAGCAATATAATTGCTAAAAGAAGAACCACATTGAGAATTAATAATAAAAGGTTGGAATTGCTATTGGTTTTATTATCTGAAGAATTATTTTGTACATCATTGGTGTTCCCTTTAGGTTCTTCTTGAGCAATAGTAAGAACTGAAAAAGTAATAAGTTGAAGAACAAAAAGGGAAAACCCCATTGTGAAGTTACTAGTTGAAGATTTTAGGAATGGAAATTAATCATGAGACTAATTTCTAATCTTGAATTAATGTACCTAATTAAGTTATTCCTATAGTTGAAGGCAATAACAAGGGCATAAACATATTGATATTCTTTTGACAATATCAAGAGATATATTATATGATGTCATTTACTACATTGTTTGATACAAAAACAACCTTGGACATGTCGTGTAAAGCTGTATATGAACTTGAAAATGGTTGGATTTTTGTTGCTATGTTTTTCAATCTGGACGGCTAATATTGTCCTAGTGTGGAATACGTACTGCCAAATTATATTAATATGATGCTGTTCCCACGTGTATAACATGTATTAGTGACATCATTTATAATGTCTGACATTGATACGCACTAATGTGCAACTTGAGGGGTGTGTTTTTTTAACTAAGTCTGgtgattagaaatttcacccttaaagatgataagtgggatgatcagGATTGTTGAACCCCGACCTCCTACAACTATAAATATAATGTAATATCCTACCAATTAAGCTAAGTTTGATACATGATATACCTCCATAAATTTATTCAGTCTcgcattatttttgtttaattacaCTTTTGACTCTCACTTTTTTAATTGCGCaatttgtacttttttttttacccaacattttttttaatgttttagtaCACTTTAAGGAGCCATACATCatccataaatttatttttcttaatcatGTTCAACTTCAAAATTTACTTTGCAATGCAATTTACTTGTCAGTATCAAACTCAAAATGTACCATGAAATCTTCGGTACAAGActttaaaattctaaaattctTTAAAGTGGCTTGCCATCCTCCTTTTGCTCCTAAGATCATTCAGGTGAATTGGATTCCCCTCCTAACTTGTAGATTAAATGTAACTTTGATGAGGCTTTAAAAGGTTGTCCAGATTTGTTTGCTTGTAGTGGTATTTTTAGGAATTGCAGAGGTACTTATGTTGGTGGATTTTCTTTTAATCTTGGCATTTCTAATTCTCTTTTTGTTGAGCTCACTGCTGCCATGTTGTCCATTGAGATGTTTCATGATAGGGGTTGGAGGTCTCTTTGGTTGGAATGCGATTCTCTGCTGACAATCCAAGCTTTTACCAATTTTCTAATTGTTCCATGGAAATTGCAAAACAGATGGACTAATTGTTTAAATATTATAAGAAGTTTTCATTTTAGAGtttgtgatatatatatagatcaaattacaccggtgtaaaaTTTGAGTAaagttacaccgctcaataacgctttaacgaatacaaattttacaaaattcaccgttggattgaaagcttatatcgtatagatcatctatgttgaattgtataaaaatctaaaatcgtttgatatgtttttgagatagatcaagattaacggtattcaataaaaacacataaaccattaatcttcatcggtctcaataacatatcaaacgattttagatttttgtaaaatttaacatggatgatctatacaatataagctttcaattcaacagtggattttataaaattttattcattaaaGCATTATTGAACGGTGTAAATGTTACTCAAATTACACTTGTGCGGTTGCAATTTATTAAGTAAAATTAATCACGTGCTTCAAATTTCACCTTCACCTCTTCTTCCTGGAAATTGCATCACGTCATTCCGGTCTGAAGTCTTCTACCTTGAAACCAATCTCCCCCGCCAAACCAGTATTGGTGCTGAAAGTCCAAACTTGTGACACCCAATCACCCAGGTAGTCCAAAAGAATGCAATTTTCCGACCAATAAAATTAGGAACTTCATTGTAATGGGATTTTTTGCCAAATTGCATTAGGGATGACTTTTTTCGTAATAGGGTGGGTCTCCCTCTTTTTCGTTTTTGTTGATCTTTTTTGATGGATTTGGTGTAGCCCctcatcttttttcttttctttatttcttatCAATGTTATCTTTggggtgttgttgttgttggtagtTGGTTTGATGGAGTTCCGACTTTGTTAGGATATCATCAAATTATTATATCACTTCTACATTTCcaattttgcttaaaaaaaaaaaaaaaaccatacatCATCAGCAAAATTTGGGAGTTAATTAGGATGTCCTGCTAGTTGTTATTTCTCTACTCTAACAAGATTTGggagaatgaatgatgatgaacggagaaggaaaacaaattagggttccagaattttatttatttgggaATTTTGCAATACGcaccaaaattaaaaatataatacaatttacttttttttttttgacaaataatacAATTTACTTGACTCATCAAACATTAATTCACTCTtattatttctataataaaaaaaaaatcaatctcaTTGTGAATATTCCAAACTTAGAATATTCTCTTGACCTCATCATCAACCATATAATTTAAGtatttaactttaaaaaaaaaaaaactactaatttTTTAGCcattaaactacttaaaaaagaACTGACGACTCATCAAGCAGTCTTATCCTAATTTGAGTAAAACGAATTAGAATATTCTACTGACTTTCTAACCATtaatatacttaaaaaaaaaaaagattctcCTGACTCATCAAACATTCTTATCCTAATATAACATTGCGAATAAAaagtaagaaaatatttttcttcacaaaGGTTATATAAACCGCGTTGACACCGTTATAAACAACAAAACTGAAAAAACTACCAACTACTCACTCACTCGCATTGTTCCGGCAACGGCAACACCTTAAAGAAGTTGATTAAGAGGTTAACGCGTAATGCAAGGTGCTTCATGctatttctttttgttcttcgtATTATTTT
It contains:
- the LOC123904544 gene encoding probable leucine-rich repeat receptor-like protein kinase At1g68400, whose translation is MGFSLFVLQLITFSVLTIAQEEPKGNTNDVQNNSSDNKTNSNSNLLLLILNVVLLLAIILLLILYYNTSKKLNRIVKGHIYTSHEQEKDVETSINVKRVEIGEGTTMMTVEERKELMFFNDETNFQMGELLRASAEALGHGIMGNSYKAMLNNGHNIVVKRLRDLKPFTKEEFAKIVKIIADLKHPNLLPLLAYYHSRDEKLMLYRYAQNGNLFSRLHGNLHQLGLFYSELYLDIIFLEMVSFILCHIWYMVDRCLKIVQSNFDDDKRHHLFWVIYVLIVEIVT